One Mugil cephalus isolate CIBA_MC_2020 chromosome 10, CIBA_Mcephalus_1.1, whole genome shotgun sequence genomic window carries:
- the LOC125015055 gene encoding fibulin-7-like → MELLSRMKAVRIFVLMMTLNQLSFSSAQDCPSTHDLLNSLRQVEKMLAVHEASYEQGLRSLKKKISALHNSTMAIFRAGKNESCPKPDPPAHGRRLGRVFGVGHEVHFICKPNYELIGPRTRVCLETLKWSGQQPMCRRLNTTTNSLASFSPAAPSLSSSSFPASAALSASSSTSSSSASSPDTSSLQIPSSVRPSHCTHFLGSTRCTCDVGFTISGRDNNICTDIDECHLFPLGQPGRLCFHQCVNTPGSFHCFCPAGYDLALDGRSCTDIDECETQMHNCTADQMCVNTFGGFQCVTVECPHMKNATYIKTSSIRCERNPCMLGDKACTQAPNSISFHYLAVVSNMSAPRVLFRVSAARVLGDTLRFGLAGGRGRGHFSVQRSGRQTGTLLLVEPIQGPATLEAEVEMSELQRHTLLGRYLTKVTLFVSPYMF, encoded by the exons ATGGAGCTCTTGTCCAGGATGAAGGCTGTCAGGATCTTTGTGTTGATGATGACTCTAAATCAGCTCTCATTTTCATCTGCTCAG GACTGTCCGTCCACTCATGATCTGCTCAACTCGCTGCGACAGGTGGAGAAGATGCTGGCGGTCCATGAGGCGTCATACGAGCAGGGCTTGCGCTCgctcaaaaagaaaataagtgcTCTGCACAACAGCACCATGGCCATCTTCAGAGCTGGCAAAAATG AATCCTGCCCCAAACCAGACCCCCCTGCTCACGGCCGCAGACTGGGCAGAGTGTTTGGCGTCGGCCACGAGGTCCACTTCATTTGCAAGCCGAATTACGAGCTGATTGGTCCACGGACCAGAGTGTGTCTGGAGACTCTGAAGTGGAGCGGCCAGCAGCCCATGTGCAGAC GCCTCAACACCACCACCAACTCTCTGGCTTCCTTCTCCCCTGctgctccttccctctcctcctcctccttcccagcATCGGCTGCTCTGTCAGcatcctcctccacttcctcctcctcagcatcTTCTCCCGACACCTCTTCATTGCAGATCCCCTCCTCTGTCCGACCGTCTCACTGCACCCACTTCCTGGGATCCACCCGCTGCACCTGTGATGTGGGTTTCACCATATCGGGCCGTGACAACAACATCTGCACTG atATCGATGAGTGTCATCTGTTTCCTCTCGGTCAGCCCGGCCGCCTCTGTTTCCATCAGTGTGTCAACACACCTGGAAGCTTCCACTGCTTCTGTCCAGCCGGCTACGACCTGGCCCTGGACGGCCGCAGCTGCACAG ATATCGACGAGTGTGAAACCCAGATGCACAACTGCACAGCAGACCAGATGTGCGTGAACACCTTTGGAGGTTTCCAGTGTGTGACAGTGGAGTGTCCGCACATGAAAAACGCCACGTACATCAAGACGTCATCAAT aCGTTGCGAGAGGAACCCGTGCATGCTGGGAGACAAGGCTTGCACTCAGGCACCAAACTCCATCTCCTTCCACTACCTCGCTGTGGTGTCCAACATGAGCGCCCCACGCGTCCTCTTCCGGGTGTCTGCAGCTCGTGTGCTGGGTGACACACTGCGCTTCGGCCTGGCTGGCGGCCGTGGACGGGGCCATTTCAGTGTGCAGCGCTCGGGACGGCAGACGGGCACCCTCCTCTTAGTGGAGCCCATCCAGGGTCCGGCCACTCTGGAGGCCGAGGTGGAGATGAGTGAGCTGCAGCGCCACACCCTGCTGGGCCGCTACCTCACTAAGGTCACCCTGTTTGTGTCTCCATACATGTTTTAG